The Longimicrobiales bacterium genome contains a region encoding:
- a CDS encoding XdhC family protein: MSLHAADAAALLVQTAEAGGTAAVGVVVGAGNSDATGRRIALVASTDGVVAVHGSLGHEEIDAEARAVLEAMIADPRAKDGIRMVGTSDESVELYAEVRRPVQELVVVGAGHIAQPLTHIGALLGYRVTVIDDRPDFTTRERFPEAERVISVDFDDPFADVPLHGRSHVLLVTRGHKYDYACLIRALRMDPAPAYIGMIGSRRRIRATYVQLLKDGVERELLDRIHAPVGLDIGAETPEEIAVAVAAELVLVHRGGTGSLLKNLERVAERFFPDEDPA; this comes from the coding sequence GTGAGCCTGCACGCCGCCGACGCAGCCGCACTGCTCGTCCAGACTGCAGAGGCGGGCGGTACCGCAGCAGTCGGAGTCGTAGTCGGAGCCGGGAACAGCGACGCGACCGGCAGACGTATCGCTCTCGTTGCTTCGACCGACGGCGTCGTTGCGGTGCACGGTTCGTTGGGCCACGAAGAGATCGACGCAGAAGCTCGGGCTGTCCTTGAAGCCATGATTGCCGATCCCCGCGCCAAAGATGGCATCAGGATGGTCGGCACCAGTGACGAGAGTGTCGAGTTGTACGCCGAAGTTCGACGACCCGTCCAAGAACTCGTGGTCGTAGGCGCCGGCCACATAGCACAACCGCTCACGCACATCGGCGCACTTCTCGGCTATCGCGTGACCGTCATCGACGACCGGCCGGACTTCACGACCCGCGAACGCTTCCCCGAGGCCGAGCGAGTAATCAGCGTCGACTTCGATGACCCATTTGCGGACGTCCCACTTCACGGTCGTTCCCACGTTCTCTTAGTGACGCGTGGGCACAAGTATGACTACGCATGTCTCATACGCGCCCTCCGTATGGACCCAGCTCCAGCCTACATCGGCATGATTGGCAGTCGCAGGCGCATTCGGGCGACGTATGTCCAACTCCTCAAGGATGGGGTCGAACGAGAACTCCTCGACCGAATCCACGCCCCCGTCGGGTTAGACATCGGCGCGGAAACGCCCGAAGAGATCGCAGTAGCCGTCGCCGCTGAGTTGGTCCTGGTACACCGGGGCGGCACCGGGTCACTCCTCAAGAACCTCGAACGGGTTGCTGAACGGTTCTTCCCCGACGAGGATCCGGCATGA
- a CDS encoding XdhC family protein, whose protein sequence is MTHDDDKNLTEALLAARAAGRRCALATIVGTKGSTPRKVGARMLVDAARGLVGTVGGGCGEAEVIDAAMDVMESGAPQRVRVDLTDNFVSWSPAVCGGVMDVFVESVDHHNT, encoded by the coding sequence ATGACACACGATGATGACAAGAACCTGACCGAAGCGCTCCTGGCCGCCCGCGCCGCAGGTCGCCGCTGTGCGCTCGCCACGATCGTCGGCACCAAGGGCTCTACGCCCCGAAAGGTCGGTGCTCGCATGTTGGTCGACGCCGCACGCGGACTGGTCGGCACTGTCGGCGGAGGCTGTGGAGAGGCCGAGGTCATCGACGCCGCAATGGACGTGATGGAATCGGGTGCGCCACAGCGCGTCCGAGTGGACCTCACGGACAACTTCGTTTCTTGGAGCCCTGCGGTCTGCGGTGGAGTGATGGACGTTTTTGTGGAGTCCGTGGACCACCACAACACTTGA
- a CDS encoding nucleotidyltransferase family protein: MPCAGASVRMGRPKALLEIEGHTFLSLVTDALRDGGCDRVIVVVPEDTPLQEAAEAAGAQVITNPDPGEGPITSLRLAIRESGPDTQGVLYHPVDHPLVLSSSVAAVVQAAKPRPLLVVPMLGNQRGHPTYFDAQLFAEFLDPHLEGGARTVVHRHLDDAVLLSLDDEGIRADIDTPALYAEVVESHTDRPAEARSQ; the protein is encoded by the coding sequence GTGCCCTGTGCAGGAGCGTCCGTGAGGATGGGCCGACCTAAGGCGCTACTCGAGATCGAGGGCCATACTTTTCTAAGCCTCGTGACAGACGCGCTTCGCGACGGCGGTTGTGATCGGGTCATTGTCGTGGTGCCAGAAGACACCCCCCTTCAGGAGGCTGCAGAAGCGGCCGGAGCTCAGGTCATTACGAATCCCGATCCGGGCGAAGGACCCATCACCTCACTTCGTCTCGCAATCCGGGAGTCGGGCCCGGATACCCAAGGCGTACTCTACCACCCGGTGGATCACCCGCTCGTGCTGAGTTCGTCAGTCGCTGCTGTGGTGCAAGCCGCAAAACCGCGCCCACTGCTTGTCGTGCCGATGTTGGGTAATCAGCGTGGACACCCCACCTACTTCGACGCCCAACTCTTCGCGGAGTTTCTCGACCCCCACCTAGAGGGCGGCGCACGGACCGTGGTCCACCGGCACCTCGACGATGCGGTGCTCCTGTCACTCGATGATGAGGGCATTCGCGCCGATATCGACACACCCGCGTTGTACGCTGAGGTCGTCGAGAGTCACACCGACAGACCGGCTGAGGCGAGGAGCCAGTGA
- a CDS encoding DUF402 domain-containing protein: protein MSAPERVQIHYKRPPDREQIFDQAVVHEDVDVIVTLAEAMDFDPPKRIQGEIALETGSSVVWFTFPGMWHDIGRFHRADSTFTGLYANVLTPPEIDRRTWHTTDLYLDVWLSTTGEALLLDEDEFQEAVGRGLIDEKTSTRARWEADSILERVKDGSWPPAIVHEWTLDRARAAIK, encoded by the coding sequence TTGAGCGCCCCCGAGCGCGTTCAGATCCACTACAAACGCCCACCGGACCGCGAGCAGATCTTTGACCAAGCCGTGGTCCACGAGGACGTGGACGTCATCGTCACGCTGGCCGAAGCGATGGACTTCGATCCACCCAAGCGTATCCAGGGCGAGATCGCCCTCGAGACCGGCTCTTCCGTTGTCTGGTTCACCTTCCCCGGCATGTGGCACGACATCGGCCGCTTCCACCGTGCGGACAGCACCTTCACCGGTCTGTACGCGAACGTGCTGACCCCTCCAGAGATCGACAGGCGCACCTGGCACACAACGGACCTCTACCTCGACGTGTGGCTCTCCACGACGGGCGAGGCGCTCCTGCTCGACGAGGATGAATTCCAAGAGGCCGTAGGACGCGGCCTGATCGATGAGAAGACGTCCACACGAGCACGCTGGGAAGCAGACTCAATCCTGGAGCGTGTGAAGGATGGATCTTGGCCCCCCGCCATCGTCCATGAGTGGACACTTGATCGAGCACGGGCAGCTATCAAGTGA
- a CDS encoding haloacid dehalogenase-like hydrolase, giving the protein MRRFILFDIDGTLVWGGPAKGAFCEAMVETYGTVGDIENVSFGGKTDPQIARELLEGHGFARDQIRTGLPALFEGYTSRLEARLGDDPVTVLPGVHALLDALAEVDDIGVALLTGNIVRGAQLKLDSAGLWERFTLGSYGSDHEERDELPAIALERARATWRESLTPRDAIVVGDTPSDVSCGQAGGTRTLAVATGNYSFEELSRTGADHVIGDLSDTDEVLSLLTQ; this is encoded by the coding sequence GTGCGCAGGTTCATTCTCTTCGACATCGACGGGACGCTCGTATGGGGTGGCCCGGCCAAGGGCGCCTTTTGCGAGGCGATGGTGGAGACATACGGGACCGTCGGTGACATCGAGAATGTGAGCTTCGGCGGCAAGACGGACCCACAGATCGCGCGTGAGCTGTTGGAGGGCCACGGCTTCGCAAGAGATCAGATACGAACGGGTCTGCCAGCGCTCTTCGAAGGATACACATCGAGGCTCGAAGCACGTTTGGGCGATGATCCTGTCACGGTATTGCCCGGAGTCCATGCCCTATTGGACGCCCTCGCCGAAGTTGACGATATCGGTGTGGCACTTCTCACGGGAAACATCGTGCGCGGTGCTCAATTGAAGCTCGACTCGGCGGGTCTCTGGGAGCGCTTCACCTTGGGGAGTTATGGCTCGGACCACGAGGAGCGTGATGAGCTTCCTGCCATCGCGCTCGAGCGGGCGCGAGCGACCTGGAGGGAGTCTTTGACTCCACGAGACGCCATCGTCGTCGGAGACACGCCTAGTGACGTCTCTTGTGGTCAGGCCGGGGGAACCCGCACCCTGGCGGTCGCAACGGGAAACTACAGCTTCGAGGAATTGAGTCGAACCGGGGCTGATCACGTGATCGGGGACCTCTCGGACACCGATGAAGTACTCTCTTTGCTGACCCAATAG
- a CDS encoding vitamin K epoxide reductase family protein — protein sequence MVEDLNESENMGGAPEGAPPMNRMVIAVLALVGFFVALYLFAHNLGLTGPIVCGVGDCATVQSSQYATIGPVPVSVIGVAGYVALLTLSFMGLQPGRRNSKLIGGLLLGGAAGGALFSAYLTYLEAAVIHAWCQYCVASAIIITLIFFAALPEVSRLREQDS from the coding sequence GTGGTCGAAGACTTGAACGAGTCCGAAAACATGGGCGGCGCGCCAGAGGGCGCGCCGCCCATGAATCGTATGGTGATCGCGGTTCTGGCCCTCGTTGGCTTCTTCGTCGCGCTCTACCTGTTCGCGCACAACCTGGGACTCACCGGTCCCATCGTTTGTGGTGTGGGAGACTGCGCGACGGTCCAGTCGAGCCAGTACGCGACGATTGGTCCGGTCCCGGTCTCCGTGATCGGCGTTGCCGGGTATGTGGCTCTACTCACCTTGTCCTTCATGGGGCTTCAGCCGGGACGACGTAATTCCAAGCTGATCGGGGGCCTGCTCTTAGGCGGTGCCGCCGGCGGTGCGCTGTTTTCTGCCTATCTGACCTATCTCGAAGCCGCAGTGATCCACGCGTGGTGCCAGTACTGCGTGGCTTCTGCGATCATCATCACGTTGATTTTCTTCGCGGCTCTTCCTGAGGTGTCGCGTCTCCGGGAGCAGGATTCGTGA
- a CDS encoding 3-hydroxyacyl-CoA dehydrogenase NAD-binding domain-containing protein — MTESTANAQSPSLRIDSDELGWITFDDPDRPVNVLSEPVMRRLTETLDEARAASREGRIKALVLSSGKPGSFIAGADVDEIADLEDLDEAEMKILLGQAIFMHLETMPVPTIAAIDGVCVGGGLEMALACSHRVVSDSKRTLIGLPEVMLGFLPAWGGTTRLPRLVGLQAALDLLLTGKQIDAEKAKRIGLADEVFPNGLFGEKVRSFALSAGTRPRGSSRKRRTLLTRALDDTLPGRRIVLSMARKKVMASTGGHYPAPLRILDLLGKHLGGSVDASLAAEARIGAALVVSTISKNLVHVFHMREASRKGKGVAQKDVATASVDTLGVVGAGVMGGGIAQLAAYRGAHVYMKDIHHEAVTGGLQHARGLFDKAVKRRRLSRRNADQHMELISGGLEYHGLSGADLIVEAVVERLDVKRSVLAETEENVRAECIIATNTSSLSVNDMAQALQRPEQFCGMHFFNPVHRMPLVEVIRGASTSDEAIATVYAFALRLGKVPVVVGDGPGFLVNRVLGPYLNEAGFLLGDGASVEQIDKVARKFGMPMGPLRLIDEIGIDVSAHAGASLHEALGDRLTPSPVLTAISSVGHLGKKGGQGFYTYEKGRETGVSETIYSELGTAAPAQRVKMEDQDIRMRLILQMINEASRTLEEGIVRSAQEVDLAMIMGTGFPPFRGGLLRFADTVHPRGVLDRLKRFENECGDRFTPSPILERLAAEDRSFYRAFPT; from the coding sequence GTGACCGAATCCACAGCCAACGCCCAAAGCCCATCACTCCGGATCGACTCGGACGAATTGGGTTGGATCACCTTCGACGATCCGGATCGCCCTGTGAACGTTCTGAGCGAACCCGTCATGAGGCGGCTCACCGAAACGCTCGATGAGGCCAGAGCTGCGAGTCGTGAGGGTCGGATCAAAGCGCTGGTCCTCAGCAGCGGTAAGCCGGGCTCGTTCATCGCCGGCGCCGACGTCGACGAGATCGCAGACTTGGAAGATCTGGACGAAGCCGAAATGAAGATCCTACTCGGCCAAGCCATCTTCATGCATTTGGAGACGATGCCCGTGCCGACCATCGCCGCCATCGACGGAGTCTGCGTCGGGGGTGGACTCGAGATGGCCCTGGCATGTTCCCATCGAGTCGTTTCAGACTCCAAGCGAACGCTCATTGGGCTCCCAGAGGTGATGCTCGGCTTTCTTCCAGCTTGGGGAGGCACGACGCGCCTTCCCCGGCTGGTCGGGCTGCAAGCCGCCTTGGATCTACTGTTGACTGGCAAGCAGATCGACGCCGAAAAGGCGAAGCGGATCGGCCTGGCTGACGAGGTCTTTCCAAACGGTCTGTTCGGGGAGAAGGTCCGCAGCTTCGCCCTCTCGGCCGGGACGCGACCACGCGGCTCTTCACGGAAACGGAGAACACTCCTGACTCGTGCCCTGGACGACACCCTGCCCGGACGGAGAATCGTCCTCAGCATGGCCCGAAAGAAGGTTATGGCGAGCACCGGCGGTCACTATCCGGCTCCGCTCCGCATCTTGGATCTGCTCGGAAAGCACCTTGGTGGGTCGGTCGACGCGAGCCTGGCGGCCGAAGCTCGCATCGGTGCGGCGCTCGTGGTGTCCACGATCAGCAAGAACCTGGTGCACGTGTTCCACATGCGTGAAGCCTCCCGCAAAGGCAAAGGCGTTGCCCAGAAGGACGTCGCGACGGCTAGTGTTGATACGCTCGGAGTCGTCGGAGCGGGCGTCATGGGCGGAGGAATCGCGCAGCTCGCTGCGTACCGTGGTGCTCACGTCTACATGAAGGACATCCACCACGAAGCTGTGACCGGAGGGCTGCAACACGCACGTGGGCTCTTCGACAAGGCGGTGAAGCGTAGGCGCTTGAGCCGACGCAACGCAGACCAACACATGGAGCTGATCTCTGGCGGACTCGAGTATCACGGCTTGTCAGGCGCGGACCTGATCGTTGAAGCGGTGGTGGAGCGCCTAGATGTGAAGCGCTCCGTTCTCGCCGAAACCGAAGAAAACGTCAGAGCCGAATGTATTATCGCGACGAACACGTCGTCTCTGTCCGTGAATGACATGGCTCAGGCGCTGCAGCGCCCCGAACAATTCTGTGGCATGCATTTCTTCAACCCGGTGCACCGCATGCCGCTCGTGGAAGTGATCCGCGGCGCAAGCACGAGCGACGAAGCGATCGCCACCGTGTATGCGTTTGCGCTACGACTCGGGAAGGTGCCAGTGGTCGTTGGCGACGGCCCGGGTTTTCTGGTCAACCGCGTCTTGGGCCCCTACCTGAACGAAGCGGGCTTCCTTCTCGGTGACGGCGCGTCTGTGGAACAGATCGACAAGGTCGCGAGGAAGTTCGGGATGCCTATGGGGCCGCTCCGGCTGATCGACGAGATCGGGATTGATGTCTCGGCGCATGCGGGCGCGAGCCTCCACGAGGCGCTCGGCGACCGGCTCACACCCTCTCCCGTTCTGACCGCAATCTCCTCCGTCGGGCATCTCGGCAAGAAGGGAGGTCAGGGTTTCTACACGTACGAGAAGGGTCGCGAGACCGGCGTTAGCGAGACGATCTACTCCGAACTCGGTACTGCCGCGCCAGCACAGCGCGTAAAGATGGAAGACCAAGACATTCGCATGCGCCTCATTCTACAGATGATCAACGAGGCGTCTCGCACCTTGGAAGAAGGCATCGTCCGTTCGGCTCAAGAAGTGGATCTGGCCATGATCATGGGCACCGGATTTCCGCCCTTCCGCGGAGGCCTTCTGCGCTTCGCAGATACTGTGCATCCCAGAGGCGTCCTAGATCGCCTAAAACGCTTCGAGAACGAGTGCGGTGACCGCTTCACCCCCTCACCTATCTTGGAACGTCTCGCGGCCGAGGACAGGTCTTTCTACAGGGCGTTCCCCACTTGA
- a CDS encoding threonine/serine dehydratase, whose product MSDVVQGEGLVGLTEIESAGRRLAGVAVPTPLLPADAVTEACGAAEVRLKCENLQRAGSFKIRGAYNFVSQLSDDQVGAGIITYSSGNHAQAVALAGKLRGLRVVVVMPTTAPKVKRDGAERLGAQVYYEGTTSVERRALAEEIAAKEGLVIVPPFDHRHIIAGQGTVGLEIARDWDDVDLVLAPIGGGGLASGVAAAVKRMIPHASVIGVEPEGAASMRKALDEGHPALLGEIDTIADGLCPVIAGELTYEHARDLMDDVVTVTDDSIKKATEMLVNRHKLIVEYSGAATTAALLSQAVDVEGLRVAVIVSGGNLDPMLLAGLA is encoded by the coding sequence ATGAGTGATGTCGTTCAGGGCGAAGGACTCGTTGGGTTAACCGAGATCGAGTCGGCTGGCCGCAGGCTGGCCGGGGTCGCGGTGCCGACACCGCTCCTGCCGGCAGATGCCGTGACCGAAGCCTGCGGGGCTGCCGAGGTTCGTCTGAAGTGCGAGAACTTGCAGCGCGCCGGGTCGTTCAAGATCCGAGGTGCATACAATTTTGTGTCGCAGCTGTCCGACGATCAGGTCGGGGCGGGCATCATCACATACTCGTCAGGCAACCATGCGCAGGCTGTGGCGCTTGCGGGAAAGCTCCGAGGGCTCCGCGTCGTGGTCGTGATGCCGACGACGGCTCCCAAGGTGAAGAGGGATGGCGCAGAGCGCCTGGGTGCCCAGGTTTATTACGAGGGCACGACCTCCGTGGAACGGAGGGCACTAGCCGAAGAGATCGCTGCGAAGGAAGGTCTGGTGATCGTGCCTCCATTCGATCACCGGCACATCATTGCGGGCCAGGGCACAGTTGGGCTAGAGATCGCTCGTGATTGGGATGACGTGGATCTCGTTTTGGCACCCATCGGGGGCGGTGGACTGGCGAGCGGTGTCGCGGCTGCGGTGAAGCGCATGATCCCGCACGCGTCGGTTATTGGTGTCGAACCCGAGGGTGCAGCGTCCATGCGGAAGGCGCTGGACGAAGGCCACCCGGCGTTGCTCGGAGAGATCGACACGATTGCAGACGGCCTGTGTCCTGTGATCGCGGGCGAACTCACTTACGAACACGCCCGGGACCTGATGGACGATGTCGTTACCGTGACTGACGACTCCATCAAGAAGGCGACCGAAATGCTCGTCAATCGACACAAGCTGATCGTGGAGTACTCGGGAGCAGCCACGACCGCTGCACTTTTGTCCCAGGCCGTGGATGTGGAAGGACTGCGAGTCGCGGTGATCGTCAGCGGCGGGAACCTCGATCCCATGTTGCTGGCGGGCCTCGCGTAG
- a CDS encoding thioredoxin domain-containing protein has protein sequence MSRSEERKKAGEGGSNMKKFYVIFAVIAVLGIGAVGYSVGSNSFGTPSTELVEVDGLDDMEVLAEIAQGVTKGDEDAPFTIIEFGDYQCPGCGGFALSVKPQVELRLVESGRAQFIFYDFPLTEIHPHAFLAARSARCAEDQGQFWEYHEVLFRNQSSWSGQQNVVGTFVGYGEDLGLEGETFESCVKSDRHADVVSANYRLGYELGVSGTPTIMVQGYGQLRRAGNNSFQGIEAAMIAIEESAAAGN, from the coding sequence GTGTCTAGAAGTGAAGAACGGAAAAAAGCAGGCGAGGGTGGCTCGAATATGAAGAAATTCTATGTCATTTTTGCCGTGATCGCCGTCCTCGGGATCGGAGCCGTAGGCTATTCGGTGGGCAGCAACTCGTTTGGGACGCCCTCCACTGAATTGGTCGAAGTCGACGGCCTCGACGACATGGAGGTTCTGGCTGAGATCGCGCAGGGCGTCACGAAGGGTGACGAAGACGCCCCGTTCACGATCATCGAGTTCGGTGACTACCAGTGCCCCGGCTGTGGCGGTTTTGCGTTGAGCGTGAAGCCTCAGGTCGAGTTGAGGCTGGTCGAGTCCGGTAGAGCGCAGTTCATCTTCTATGACTTCCCGCTCACCGAAATTCACCCACATGCGTTTCTCGCGGCCCGGTCTGCCCGGTGCGCCGAAGACCAGGGCCAATTCTGGGAGTACCACGAGGTGCTCTTCAGGAATCAGTCTTCGTGGTCCGGTCAGCAGAATGTCGTGGGCACCTTCGTCGGGTACGGCGAGGACCTCGGTCTCGAGGGTGAGACTTTCGAGTCATGCGTGAAGAGCGACCGTCATGCTGATGTAGTATCGGCGAACTACCGTCTCGGATACGAGCTTGGTGTGAGCGGGACGCCGACGATCATGGTCCAGGGATACGGCCAACTTCGCCGTGCCGGAAACAACAGCTTCCAAGGAATCGAAGCTGCGATGATCGCGATCGAAGAGTCTGCCGCCGCCGGGAATTGA